Sequence from the Amphiprion ocellaris isolate individual 3 ecotype Okinawa chromosome 1, ASM2253959v1, whole genome shotgun sequence genome:
GTGAGATCATTTCTGAGAGTGCATTACAGTGCCACAATGACAGAGATGCTGGTAGAGGGAGCTGAGAGCAAGACAAATAGAGATGAACATGTTGCCTTAGTGCAGACCTGGGATTCACATTAACCTTTAGACCACTTGCTTCCCAACAGAGGAATTATAGGGCCAGAGGTGTTATTGTACCAGCTGGGGGAGGACTGAGTTTATAGGTCCTGTGGAACAGGACAGGAGACCAGAGCAGTCTGCCACTGGAAGGGGGCACTTCATTTGGGCCCTGTGCTGAGCATATATATGTCCCCCTTCACCTGCTCAGGCTCTGTCACTCGCAGTAGCGGGGAAAAGCAGAGGGTTGCCATGGGTGATTGGGGAACAGAGTAGAAACGGAGTAGCAGCACACAGGGAGGTGAAAGGATGGAGTTAGTCTTTTCTGGATCAGAAAGGATGGCGAGTGGGCCAAAGAGACAAACCATGCTAGGGATGAAAGAATAGATAGAGGGTTTAATAGGTGAAGTGTAGTTGGAATGAATGAGAgagcattgtgtgtgtgtgagagcagagTAGAGGGGGGTAATGGGATTAGGGGTAACACCTTTGGCAGGGCTCGGAGAGCCACCTGACACCCGGTCTGTTGGGAACCTGGGGAGAAGgggggtggaggtggtggggcAAGGGAGAAATTGGGGGTCTAATCCTTGTCCATCTTTGGGAAGTCATTCCCAGAGCTCTGAGGATTTGGGGCTTTGGTTTCCGCTCTGCTTGCTTTGGTTAATAATACCCTGGGAGGGAGAGAAgacatggagagagaaagagtgaaagagacagaaggaaTAGGGGAGATGGAGGAAAAGATTTCTTTACCCTGTGGAGGACTGGCAGGACGGCAgctaaaagaaaatgtttgaagtGCAGACTAACATCTAAGCCAAGCAGCATCTTTTGTTatactgtttctgtttgtgtacatgcaggtgtgtgtgtctgtgtgtgtgcctgcgTATGCACTCTGCATGACGGTGTGTAAATACTGGTTTACTTTCCTCTGTTCATCCCACAGGTTGCAACTTGAGTAAAAGTCAATAACCTGAGTGTGGCTAAGGTGTTTGCTTAGAAGATACATGGACAGTCCTTGTGTCTGTTCGTGTGACAGTGTTGGCAGGGCAGTTGTATGGGTGCTTgggtgtctttgtgtttctatgGTGCTGACAGAAGTTGATAAATGCTCTAATGATTGTGGCGGTAGTGGAGGCAGCAGAGTGTCAGGGACTAGCTGTGGACAGCGCAGAGCTGCTTGGCTGGATGTGTCACAGCTTCTGTGTTTGTCCATCACCTGAGCACAAGGTGTTGATTGGTCCATCCTACGCAGGATCAAAGTTCAGGGCAGTTTTCTGGTGTGAACTGGCCGCTCAGCCTCCGAGAATGAAACACCAGAGAATGTGCCATCTTAGCAGTAGGCCAACTGTGACAACCTTGTCCACACCTTTAAAAATTCAACCCcaacagcttttgtttttagaaaatcCTGTAAAGGACATAAGCCTACCATAAATGGAACAGATATGCACATTGTACCTTAAacctgtggttgttttgttctgtaGGTGGAGATGTTCAGGCGAGTGCTGGGAAAGACTTTGGGCTTTGTGGGTTACACAATCCAGTATGGCTGCATTGCACACTGTGCCTTCGAATACATTGGAGAATTTGTAGTGGTttgtactgttattttttttctctcaaactTGTATCAATTTGTCTATGTGCAGTAAataattatgtatttttcttgttgttttgattcAGTGTTCAGGTCCATCCATGGAGCCAACCATCATCAACCATGATGTCGTTTTCTCTGAACGGATGAGTCGTCATCtttgtaaaatacaaaagtAAGTTTCAGtcagagaaataaaatgcaacaagcATTCACAgtttacatttcagaattatgtgtgctcattttttttttcctttttgtgctCCTGAAAAGAAAGGATGACAACAATATCCAACATACGTATGagatattttgcattttctgtgaaTTACGGCGCACTGTTGTTAATAGTTAAttgattttgttgtcttttcagGGGTGATATAGTAATTGCAAAGAGTCCCTATGACCCGAATATGAACATTTGTAAAAGGGTAATTGGACTGGAGGGTGACAAGGTCTGCACAAGTTCCCCTTCAGATCTGTTCAAGACCCACACATATGTGAGTATGTTAACATCATATAAGCCCGTATTTGTTGAAGATGTCATGTTTTTGAGCTGATTTTCTTATAGATCCTGTGATTACTTGCTTTACCAAGTAAGGTTTCTGGTGGCCTCAAACAGCCACAACTCAGTGAGTCTCAGttgaaggggggaaaaaagacttAAAAGATACAGTGAAATAGAGAATGAATGAAGAAGGTGTTTACAACAAAACGCCTTGAAATTTAGTTTCAccctaaaatgacaaacagaatCTCGATGCATAATGCAAAACTGTCTCTCagcttttctttgtgtgtgtaccACAGTCTATAGACTATCATAgttgtttacattttagacCACACACATCCATTTTGTGTCATTGGTCAAAATATCAGCTTTTGACAACACCTATATTTCCTCAGAACAGTGATAAAACAAGGGAGTGAACAGGGGTTCTGCTGCTGAAACCACTGTCATTGCTTTTCTATTACTACTTTCCCCAACACCCACAGCTCAGGCCTGCAATCTCTCTGAAGCCTGTTAGAGTTAGTGCCAGCCGAATGGACAGACTGATGGGTGGGAGGAGGGGTGTCTGTGTGTACGAGTGtgtctatctgtgtgtgtgtctgcatacgTCCACAAACCAAAGGTTGTGtttatgttgcatgtttttgaatTCATTGTGTATTTTAGAGACTATGGGCAGAGTGTTGAACGGGTTCAGCAAAATATAGCACAAGGCCAAGCCTGTAAGTGCATCTCATCAAatgaaaaaggaaataaataggTTTCCTCTTCTACGAGCTTCACCTCCACCTACAGAGGACTGAAGTTATAAGAGGCAGCATCAGTGTGTTGTGATTTATAGTCTCAGAATGTAGTGACAGATGTCTCAGTTTGAGCCATTTTAAAACTTGCCACTAGGTGGAGAGCAGCTAATATTTAGCTATAGGTCAAGTACAGGATGATGCTTATTGACTTGTGTGGACTTATATCTGTTGGCTTCCTTAAA
This genomic interval carries:
- the immp1l gene encoding mitochondrial inner membrane protease subunit 1 isoform X1; the protein is MFRRVLGKTLGFVGYTIQYGCIAHCAFEYIGEFVVCSGPSMEPTIINHDVVFSERMSRHLCKIQKGDIVIAKSPYDPNMNICKRVIGLEGDKVCTSSPSDLFKTHTYVPKGHVWLEGDNLRNSTDSRSYGPIPYALIRGRVCLKLWPPHSFGTLSESPTKRIIKTQSDSD
- the immp1l gene encoding mitochondrial inner membrane protease subunit 1 isoform X2 translates to MFRRVLGKTLGFVGYTIQYGCIAHCAFEYIGEFVVCSGPSMEPTIINHDVVFSERMSRHLCKIQKGDIVIAKSPYDPNMNICKRVIGLEGDKVCTSSPSDLFKTHTYVPKGHVWLEGDNLRNSTDSRSYGPIPYALIRGRVCLKPVEIV